A single region of the Vanessa atalanta chromosome Z, ilVanAtal1.2, whole genome shotgun sequence genome encodes:
- the LOC125076192 gene encoding actin-1-like, with protein MSFEKPAVVIDNGSYCIKAGFACDNHPVAIFRTLIGRPNYLHGSYGRQYYDVAVGDEAIARVEDLELSHPVVNGRIVHWDNMERIWHHTFYRELKVAPEDRAVILACGLTATIEEKIKCCEVFFETLNNPAVCIQSQSVLAMYGSGTTTGICVDIGYDTTDIIPVYEGGMTKYAHMSTNLAGSQISDYLKKCLADRNLLQEIKSPHDIEDIKRSTLYITPNCAMSRKDYIQNYKLSSGDVIEVSNEAFMAAELIFQPDLVKGEKTNIIPLHEAIVTASLKCDPELRTEMYDAIVPCGGMATIPGFNDRLQVELERCITSPFTILSSPEPYAVSWLGGATFAGLPDTEKIWVKKKQFEDHGERIVRNRFL; from the exons atgtcctTCGAAAAACCTGCAGTTGTAATTGATAATGGTAGTTATTGTATTAAAGCTGGCTTTGCATGCGACAATCATCCCGTTGCCATTTTTCGAACATTAATTGGAAGACCAAACTACTTACATGGAAGTTACGGACGCCAATATTACGATGTGGCCGTCGGAGATGAGGCAATAGCAAGAGTTGAAGATTTGGAGCTAAGTCATCCGGTGGTAAATGGTAGGATAGTGCACTGGGATAATATGGAAAGAATTTGGCACCATACTTTCTATAGAGAGTTGAAAGTCGCACCAGAAGATCGTGCCGTTATCTTGGCTTGCGGACTAACTGCAACTATAGAGGAAAA AATTAAATGCTGTGAAGTGTTTTTTGAAACACTTAATAATCCAGCCGTGTGCATTCAGTCACAGAGCGTGCTAGCGATGTATGGTTCTGGAACTACTACTGGTATATGCGTGGATATTGGGTACGATACTACGGATATAATACCCGTATATGAAGGGGGAATGACAAAGTATGCTCATATGAGTACAAATCTAGCAGGTTCACAAATATCAGACTATTTAAAGAAGTGCTTGGCTGATCGCAATCTTCTACAAGAAATCAAATCACCACACGATATTGAAGATATAAAAAGAAGTACCTTGTACATTACACCAAATTGCGCCATGTCGAGAAAAGACTATATACAGAATTATAAATTGTCTAGTGGTGATGTCATAGAGGTAAGTAATGAAGCATTTATGGCAGCAGAATTGATATTCCAACCAGATTTGGTTAAAGGAgagaaaactaatattataccaTTGCACGAGGCTATAGTTACTGCTTCATTAAAATGTGATCCGGAACTAAGAACGGAAATGTATGATGCTATTGTACCGTGTGGAGGAATGGCGACAATACCTGGATTTAATGATAGATTACAAGTTGAATTAGAACGTTGTATTACTAGTCCTTTTACAATACTTTCTTCACCTGAGCCATATGCTGTGTCTTGGTTGGGTGGAGCTACGTTTGCAGGACTTCCTGACACTGAAAAAATTtgggtgaaaaaaaaacaatttgaagaTCACGGTGAAAGAATTGTGAGAAATAGGTTTTTGtaa
- the LOC125076055 gene encoding actin-85C-like, translating into MPSHETLSVVLDSGSSSTKAGFAGESFPRCVIPTTVGRFRQHGLIDGTPDVYFGTDAIKKRGISKLAWPVKDGVIDNWDEMEKLWHHIFYRELHVPPEESQIMIAIHPLTTRKDKKRMAEILFESFTIHDLYLAVSTSLVLHASGRTSGVVWENGHSCSYASPVFEGFPLKHATVCSKINGNILTDRLQNLLGQIGYSFTTPIERDILEKIKSGLCYVATDYNKASTTSKISKESVPFNLPDGQHVLIGSEAFDCPELLFQPNLQGLDCPNVTDVICSSIYKCDLEYKSLFFDNIVLSGGSSMIKGLPERLTVELTRRVIDLPGIKANVVAMPSRNLGAWIGGSILASLESAKGFWMTKDEYEDGGAERVLYKFY; encoded by the exons atgccgTCACACGAAACTCTATCAGTGGTTCTCGATTCAGGGTCTTCGTCTACTAAAGCTGGATTTGCTGGAGAATCCTTTCCTCGATGTGTAATACCAACAACGGTTGGAAG GTTTCGACAACACGGTCTCATTGATGGGACCCCTGATGTATATTTTGGGACTGACGCGATAAAGAAGAGAGGGATATCAAAATTGGCATGGCCTGTCAAAGATGGTGTGATAGACAATTGGGATGAAATGGAAAAACTATGGCATCACATATTTTACAGAGAACTTCATGTTCCTCCAGAAGAATCTCAGATAATGATTGCTATTCACCCACTCACTACTAGAAAAGACaa aaaaagaaTGGCAGAAATACTTTTCGAGTCTTTTACGATTCACGATTTGTACTTGGCAGTATCTACTTCATTAGTATTACATGCCAGCGGTAGAACTTCGGGAGTTGTCTGGGAAAATGGTCACTCATGCTCATATGCTTCGCCAGTTTTTGAAGGATTCCCTTTAAAACATGCAACTGTCTGTTCCAAAATAAATGGAAACATTTTGACAGATCGCCTTCAGAACCTCCTCGGTCAGATCGGATATTCTTTTACAACTCCAATTGAGAGAGACATTTTGGAAAAAATTAAG AGCGGATTATGTTATGTAGCAACAGATTATAATAAAGCTTCAACTACGTCCAAAATTTCTAAAGAAAGTGTCCCTTTCAATCTTCCGGATGGACAGCATGTATTGATTGGTTCAGAAGCCTTTGATTGCCCTGAGTTACTTTTTCAGCCAAATTTACAAGGACTCGATTGTCCTAATGTAACGGATGTTATTTGCTCAAGTATTTACAAGTGTGATTTGGAGTATAAATCTCTTTTCTTCGATAATATAGTATTATCAGGTGGTTCCAGTATGATCAAAGGGCTACCAGAACGTTTGACCGTCGAATTGACTAGAAGAGTAATTGATTTGCCAGGAATAAAGGCGAATGTCGTTGCAATGCCTTCCAGGAACTTAGGAGCTTGGATTGGCGGATCTATTTTAGCATCACTCGAATCTGCAAAAGGCTTTTGGATGACAAAAGATGAATATGAGGATGGTGGAGCAGAAAgagttctttataaattttattaa
- the LOC125076313 gene encoding cytochrome b-c1 complex subunit 1, mitochondrial-like: MFKFLFKPSINNSDNFRKFSTFFKLLSNSQICVEQLKNGVTVVTEEQCSPLTCLSLIIETGPRFENSCNNGVSNFIEHIALSKNDVQESCYNNCIKINAVTTREYQRFSAVCTDIHVSESVEILTKFVTNLEWNDDDMELQKNKIYLEAIDCDNNPKSLVFDYLHQTAFQGTPLGQSVMGPTTNIAKFDKSLICNFMKENYQPHRIILVSSGGESHCSIVDRANSTLGYIMPNECKTFNAGPQRYTGSEVIYRDDSMPFAHVALAVEVPGYNSPEYLPLYVASCLTGSWDRTQGGTNRHGSPLARAASTSKLCEYFKSFYIPYRDVGLWGVYFIGNAKYLDEMVSSIQDQWMHMCITTQYTDIEKAVNMVKLKLAKRVDGVINSCYNIGLQVLYTSERKSLPDPYNEVSKIKEDTIKDVCFKYIYDKCPVVAAVGPTETLPHYNRIRSGMYWVRL; this comes from the coding sequence atgtttaaatttttatttaaaccatCTATTAATAATAGTGATAACTTTCGTAAATTTtccactttttttaaattactgtcaAATTCACAAATCTGCGTGGAACAACTGAAAAACGGAGTAACAGTAGTTACTGAAGAACAATGTTCTCCTTTAACGTGCTTATCACTCATTATTGAAACAGGTCCTAGATTTGAAAATAGCTGTAATAATGGTGTTTCTAATTTCATCGAACATATAGCTCTGTCAAAAAATGACGTACAGGAGTCCTGCTACAAtaactgtataaaaattaatgctGTCACCACTAGAGAATACCAAAGATTTTCGGCCGTATGCACGGATATACATGTTTCGGAAAGTGtcgaaattttgacaaaatttgTTACTAATCTTGAGTGGAACGACGATGACATggaattgcaaaaaaataaaatatatttagaagcaATTGATTGTGATAATAATCCAAAATCATTAGTGTTCGATTATTTACATCAAACAGCATTCCAAGGAACGCCTTTAGGACAGAGTGTAATGGGTCCAACCACTAACATAGCGAAATTTGATAAAAGTCTCATTTGCAATTTCATGAAGGAAAATTATCAGCCTCATCGAATTATTCTCGTTTCGTCAGGGGGTGAATCACATTGCTCAATTGTTGACAGAGCAAATTCGACTTTGGGTTACATAATGCCTAATGAATGCAAAACATTCAATGCTGGCCCTCAGCGTTACACTGGTTCAGAAGTTATTTACCGTGACGATTCGATGCCATTCGCTCATGTAGCTTTAGCTGTTGAAGTCCCGGGTTATAATAGTCCAGAATATTTACCACTTTATGTAGCAAGCTGTCTGACAGGGTCGTGGGATAGAACACAAGGTGGAACAAATAGACATGGATCTCCCCTTGCACGCGCTGCGTCAACTTCCAAATTGTGCGAGTATTTTAAGTCATTTTACATACCTTATCGAGATGTAGGACTGTGGGGAGTTTATTTTATTGGCAATGCAAAATATTTAGATGAGATGGTATCGAGTATACAAGATCAGTGGATGCATATGTGTATTACAACACAATATACAGATATCGAAAAAGCAGTAAATATGGTTAAACTGAAATTAGCTAAGCGAGTCGATGGCGTTATAAATTCTTGCTATAACATTGGCTTACAAGTGTTGTATACATCAGAACGAAAATCGTTACCGGATCCTTACAATGAAGTATCGAAAATAAAGGAGGATACTATTAAAGATGTTTGTTTCAAGTATATATACGACAAATGTCCAGTAGTTGCAGCAGTTGGTCCTACGGAGACATTGCCTCATTACAACAGGATCAGATCTGGTATGTACTGGGtgagactttaa
- the LOC125076314 gene encoding cytochrome b-c1 complex subunit 1, mitochondrial-like — protein MIRCYKILKNIRIPCITCDRKNYTYLRFLNELPRTKCSVLSNGLTVATEERQCNNVCMGIYIDAGSRYENETLNGITHFFEHIAFKGSKKRPKTVLESEISKTGAKFKCFTTRDTTAYYVECLSSEINLVADILFDCIFNNALTDSEIEFQKHIVYKEMLEYDRSSVKVLYDYLHSTAFQGTPLGQTVMGPSYNLYNIKSKPISDYINKLFIAERIVLVAVGGVKHTLMLNLGEHYFSKTESESAKCKKPITMGPNRYTGSQVVYRDDSMNIAHVAIAVEGPSFEDDDKIVMELASSVLGGWDKSQPGGTNHGMNIAHVASSGNLCESYKTFAYYYQDVGLWGVEFISSREEVDNMLLTVQEEWMRLCYMITDSELIRAKNEMKSELIRQLQTAIGACHDIGFSILRTGRRIDLQERINIIDKITANDLQNVCNVYIYDRCPVVAGIGSTENLLSYSRIRSYMYWVRV, from the coding sequence ATGATTCGATGttacaaaatacttaaaaatattcgaattcCGTGTATTACATGTGACCGTAAGAATTACACctatttacgttttttaaatGAGTTACCAAGAACAAAATGTTCCGTGCTATCTAATGGTCTAACTGTCGCCACGGAAGAACGACAGTGCAACAATGTGTGTATGGGAATTTATATAGACGCTGGATCAAGGTATGAAAATGAAACTCTAAATGgtattacacatttttttgaACACATTGCATTTAAAGGCAGCAAGAAAAGGCCAAAGACAGTTTTAGAAAGTGAAATATCAAAGACTGGggcaaaatttaaatgttttacaacTCGAGACACCACCGCTTACTACGTGGAATGCCTCTCATCGGAAATAAACCTCGTCGCTGATATTTTGTTTGATTGCATCTTTAACAATGCATTAACGGATTctgaaattgaatttcaaaaacACATTGTATACAAAGAAATGTTAGAATACGACAGATCTTctgttaaagttttatatgaCTATTTGCACTCAACCGCCTTTCAGGGTACTCCATTAGGCCAAACTGTAATGGGTCCTAGTtacaatctttataatattaaatcgaaGCCAATTTCGGATTACATAAACAAACTGTTCATAGCAGAGAGAATTGTGCTCGTAGCAGTCGGAGGAGTCAAACATACATTGATGTTAAACTTAGGAGAACATTACTTCTCCAAAACAGAGTCTGAATCGGCGAAATGTAAAAAACCTATCACGATGGGTCCAAATAGATATACAGGGTCTCAAGTAGTATATAGAGACGATTCAATGAATATTGCACATGTTGCCATCGCTGTGGAAGGCCCTTCTTTTGAAGACGATGATAAAATTGTAATGGAACTTGCTTCGTCGGTATTAGGTGGTTGGGATAAATCACAACCGGGCGGTACTAATCACGGAATGAACATCGCTCATGTTGCTTCATCTGGCAACCTTTGCGAATCTTACAAAACATTCGCCTATTATTATCAGGATGTTGGACTTTGGGGTGTAGAATTCATTTCATCAAGAGAAGAAGTGGATAATATGCTTTTAACAGTACAGGAGGAATGGATGCGACTGTGCTATATGATAACCGATAGCGAGTTAATAAGAGCTAAAAACGAAATGAAATCTGAATTAATCAGACAACTACAAACTGCGATTGGAGCTTGCCACGATATTGGCTTTAGTATTCTTCGTACGGGTCGTCGAATTGACCTTCAGgaaagaattaatattattgataaaataacagCGAATGatttacaaaatgtttgtaATGTCTATATTTACGATAGGTGCCCGGTTGTCGCGGGTATAGGATCCACTGAAAATTTACTTTCGTACTCGCGCATTAGAAGTTATATGTATTGGGTGCGAGTATGA
- the LOC125075853 gene encoding modifier of mdg4-like: MAMPEQFSLRWNDFHSNLSQSFQALLEGEDLVDVTLAAGGQYVHAHKLILSVCSPYFKELFKMNPCEHPIVILKDVAHHELRQLLQFMYRGEVHVRQQELSGFLHTAELLQVKGLTGGREKSESPPPVAEEDSSSTQPSVPEPVSDSLPEWVPPGEEITAEAALETVGPVVPKEEAARSPLKRLLKNTTNKNSFNINKKKPRPVNDIPAHAENTEYASDGEPMIDFDNDIFHNLVLPDSGKEAGWNCKTGGVKCPSCHRFFANRYNLKVHIRDKHDTREGTLQCDICQKRMRNPSCLRVHMYHHRKQAAYLAQLSAQGDQMRHVVQNMVENKWRTEAKAEFRETENFPASAPAGEANNLQPAQQDVKFAPDAILPKTEANHETV; this comes from the exons ATGGCGATGCCTGAGCAGTTTTCACTACGTTGGAACGATTTCCACTCAAATTTGTCCCAGTCATTTCAAGCATTACTGGAAGGTGAAGATCTCGTAGATGTGACGTTGGCGGCTGGTGGTCAATACGTACATGCTCACAAACTCATTCTGTCTGTTTGTAGCCCATACTTCAAGGAGCTGTTTAAG ATGAACCCCTGTGAACACCCCATAGTAATCCTCAAAGATGTAGCTCATCATGAACTAAGGCAGCTTCTGCAATTCATGTATCGTGGTGAAGTACATGTTCGACAGCAAGAGTTATCTGGCTTCTTACACACCGCTGAGCTATTGCAAGTCAAAGGGCTTACTGGTGGTAGGGAG AAAAGCGAGTCACCTCCACCGGTAGCAGAAGAAGATTCATCTAGTACACAACCATCAGTACCTGAACCAGTAAGTGACAGTCTGCCAGAATGGGTTCCACCAGGAGAAGAGATAACTGCTGAAGCCGCATTGGAGACAGTTGGACCAGTAGTGCCAAAGGAAGAGGCAGCACGAAGTCCATTGAAGCG actattaaaaaacacaacaaaCAAGAACAGCTTTAACATTAATAAGAAGAAACCTCGGCCAGTAAATGACATCCCCGCGCATGCTGAAAATACAGAATATGCTTCAGATGG TGAACCCATGATCGACTTTGACAATGACATTTTTCACAACTTGGTGCTGCCAGATTCAGGAAAAGAGGCCG gATGGAACTGCAAAACGGGCGGGGTTAAATGTCCATCTTGCCACCGATTTTTCGCGAATCGATACAACCTAAAAGTACACATACGAGATAAACACGACACCAGGGAAGGGACATTACAATGCGATATATGTCAGAAGCGTATGAGAAATCCTTCCTGTCTCCGAGTTCACATGTACCACCACCGTAAACAAGCAGCTTATCTGGCCCAACTGAGTGCTCAAGGAGATCAAATGCGACACGT GGTTCAGAATATGGTCGAGAACAAATGGCGTACTGAAGCAAAAGCTGAGTTCAGGGAAACcgaaaa TTTCCCGGCGTCAGCGCCGGCCGGGGAGGCAAACAACCTGCAGCCGGCTCAGCAGGACGTGAAATTCGCCCCCGATGCTATCCTGCCGAAGACGGAGGCCAACCACGAGACAGTATGA
- the LOC125076030 gene encoding UDP-sugar transporter UST74c, with product MSGHNSQEDAEADRILMVKKILSAAFYALASFMITVVNKTVLTSYAFPSYQVLGLGQMLATILVLWCSRSMKMVQFPSLDSSVARRIWPLPLIYMGNMATGLGGTKELSLPMFTALRRFSILMTMILERFVLGIKASWPVQASVFAMVGGALLAAADDVTFSWTGYTLVLLNDGFTAANGVYMKKKLDSKELGKYGLMYYNALFMIVPATAIAWCTGDLESSAAYPHWSDMLFLAQFLMSCVMGFVLSYSVMMCTQYNSALTTTIIGCLKNILVTYLGMIIGGDYVYSWLNFVGLNISVLASLGYTYVTFKRKPVPYMLLNDANSKVDTV from the coding sequence ATGTCGGGACATAATTCACAAGAAGACGCAGAAGCTGACAGGATTCTAATGGTGAAAAAAATTCTGAGTGCTGCTTTTTATGCGTTGGCATCGTTTATGATAACGGTAGTGAATAAAACAGTATTAACATCGTATGCATTTCCTTCCTACCAAGTGTTAGGCTTAGGACAAATGTTAGCAACGATTTTAGTACTATGGTGCAGTCGATCTATGAAAATGGTACAATTTCCATCATTAGATAGTAGTGTCGCGCGCCGGATTTGGCCACTACCGCTGATATACATGGGTAATATGGCTACAGGACTAGGAGGCACAAAAGAACTTAGCCTTCCTATGTTTACAGCTCTAAGAAGATTCAGCATACTTATGACGATGATTCTTGAAAGATTTGTACTTGGAATTAAAGCATCTTGGCCTGTACAGGCTAGTGTATTTGCCATGGTTGGAGGTGCATTGCTTGCTGCTGCTGATGATGTAACATTCTCCTGGACTGGTTACACCCTTGTGCTATTAAATGATGGATTTACAGCTGCTAATGGtgtttacatgaaaaaaaaattagattcaAAAGAGCTTGGCAAGTATGGACTTATGTATTATAATGCTCTGTTCATGATAGTGCCAGCCACAGCAATCGCTTGGTGTACTGGTGATCTGGAAAGCTCTGCAGCTTATCCTCATTGGTCGGATATGCTGTTCTTAGCTCAATTCTTAATGTCTTGTGTTATGGGGTTTGTTTTGTCTTACAGTGTTATGATGTGTACACAATACAATAGTGCCTTAACAACAACAATTATaggttgtttaaaaaatatattagttacatATTTAGGAATGATAATAGGTGGAGATTATGTATACTCATGGCTCAACTTTGTTGGATTAAATATAAGTGTATTAGCCAGTTTAGGCTATACATATGTTACATTCAAGCGTAAACCAGTTCCATATATGCTGCTGAATGATGCTAATAGCAAAGTTGATACCGTATAG